A stretch of the Marivirga tractuosa DSM 4126 genome encodes the following:
- a CDS encoding AAA family ATPase produces MQPKNYSSNKFQFARCIDFLQKAGQSEFGNHFKVYPADYEIIFKILAYFFEDEKLCEQYKLSIRKGLLLTGPVGCGKTTLMMLFRHFLHTVHKYPVKSTREISYEFLDHGFSIINKYSKAHFQRYQVQMVPRTLCLDDLGLESTIKHFGNETNTIAEILLNRYSLFTNRGMITHATTNLNPDELENLYGNRVRSRMREMFNLIAFSSQDKRS; encoded by the coding sequence ATGCAACCAAAAAACTACTCAAGCAACAAATTCCAATTCGCAAGATGCATTGATTTCTTGCAAAAGGCAGGTCAATCAGAATTCGGAAATCACTTTAAGGTTTACCCTGCAGACTACGAAATTATCTTCAAAATACTAGCGTATTTTTTCGAGGATGAAAAGCTTTGTGAGCAATACAAACTTTCCATAAGAAAAGGGCTTTTGTTAACCGGTCCTGTAGGTTGTGGCAAAACAACCCTAATGATGTTATTCCGCCACTTCCTCCACACAGTCCACAAATATCCAGTTAAATCCACCAGAGAAATTTCTTACGAATTTCTAGACCACGGCTTTTCCATTATTAACAAATACTCAAAAGCCCATTTCCAACGCTATCAAGTCCAAATGGTGCCACGCACCCTATGCCTCGATGACCTCGGCCTAGAATCAACCATCAAACACTTCGGAAATGAAACCAATACAATAGCTGAAATACTCCTTAATCGCTATAGCCTTTTCACCAATAGAGGCATGATAACTCATGCAACCACTAACCTGAATCCTGATGAATTGGAAAATCTATACGGAAACAGAGTGAGGTCAAGAATGAGGGAAATGTTTAATTTGATTGCATTTTCTTCACAGGATAAAAGAAGTTAA